In one window of Thiobacillus sp. DNA:
- the era gene encoding GTPase Era yields the protein MPHRRPGGGDPGPGRQPQGGGAAGGRRGPGHPGEIVTPPNSPAHASPFRTGVIAVVGRPNVGKSTLVNALVGAKVSIVSSKPQTTRHRILGVRTEEDAQYIFADTPGFQTRYKSALNQAMNRSVTQALAEVDLVLWLVEAMKFTPADERILPLLPRDKPVVLVVNKVDAVADKTDLLPFLQKMSKQFAFAEIVPLSAEQSRDAVRLPAILKPYLPDGEPWFAEDDITDRSSRFLAAEIVREKVFRLTGDEIPYAVAVTIEQFEETPTLFRIGAVVWVDREAHRPILLGQKGEHIKRIASEARQDMEKLFDRKVFLELWVKIKGGWADDARLIKQFGYE from the coding sequence ATGCCGCATCGACGCCCTGGGGGTGGTGACCCAGGGCCAGGGAGGCAACCGCAAGGCGGCGGAGCAGCAGGCGGCCGCCGCGGCCCTGGCCATCCTGGAGAAATCGTGACCCCACCCAACAGTCCGGCGCACGCAAGCCCCTTTCGTACCGGGGTCATCGCCGTGGTGGGTCGCCCCAACGTGGGCAAGTCCACCCTGGTCAACGCTCTGGTGGGGGCCAAGGTCAGCATCGTCTCCAGCAAGCCCCAGACCACGCGCCACCGCATCCTGGGCGTGCGCACCGAGGAGGATGCCCAGTACATCTTCGCCGACACCCCCGGCTTCCAGACCCGCTACAAGAGCGCCTTGAACCAGGCCATGAACCGCTCCGTCACCCAGGCCCTGGCGGAGGTAGACCTGGTGCTCTGGCTGGTGGAGGCCATGAAGTTCACCCCCGCCGACGAGCGCATCCTGCCCCTGCTGCCCCGGGACAAGCCCGTGGTGCTGGTGGTGAACAAGGTGGACGCCGTGGCCGACAAGACGGACCTGCTGCCCTTCCTGCAAAAGATGTCCAAACAGTTCGCCTTCGCCGAGATCGTGCCGCTGAGCGCTGAGCAGTCCAGGGACGCGGTCCGCCTACCCGCCATCCTCAAGCCCTATCTGCCCGACGGCGAGCCCTGGTTCGCCGAGGACGACATCACCGACCGTTCCTCCCGCTTCCTGGCGGCGGAAATCGTGCGGGAGAAGGTGTTCCGCCTCACCGGCGACGAGATTCCCTATGCCGTGGCAGTGACCATAGAACAGTTTGAGGAGACCCCCACTCTCTTCCGCATCGGTGCCGTGGTGTGGGTGGACCGGGAGGCCCACCGCCCCATCCTCCTGGGCCAGAAGGGGGAACACATCAAGCGTATCGCCTCCGAGGCGCGCCAGGACATGGAAAAGCTCTTCGACCGCAAGGTATTCCTGGAACTCTGGGTGAAGATTAAGGGGGGCTGGGCCGACGATGCACGCCTGATCAAGCAGTTCGGTTATGAGTGA
- a CDS encoding SoxR reducing system RseC family protein, producing MIESPARVTRIEGATAWVISEAPSSCGACGGKGCGSSAFNRLWHPENPEFHVANPIHAQPGEAVVVGLPEGALLQASTAAYLVPLASLLAGAAFGQLVVGGELAAALGGLTGLLLAGLWLKGRRPRNEIDPVILRRGTTACANGH from the coding sequence TTGATCGAGTCCCCGGCTCGGGTCACCCGCATCGAGGGCGCCACGGCCTGGGTCATCAGCGAAGCCCCCTCCTCCTGTGGCGCCTGTGGCGGCAAAGGCTGCGGTTCCTCAGCCTTCAACCGCCTTTGGCACCCGGAAAACCCGGAGTTCCACGTAGCCAACCCCATCCATGCCCAGCCGGGAGAGGCTGTGGTGGTGGGACTGCCAGAGGGTGCACTGCTCCAGGCCAGCACGGCGGCCTACTTGGTGCCCCTGGCCTCACTGCTGGCAGGCGCGGCATTCGGGCAACTGGTGGTGGGCGGGGAACTGGCCGCCGCCCTGGGCGGTCTGACCGGACTGCTGCTGGCGGGGCTCTGGCTCAAGGGCCGACGCCCGCGCAACGAAATCGATCCGGTAATCCTGCGGCGCGGTACGACTGCCTGTGCCAACGGTCACTGA
- a CDS encoding DUF4845 domain-containing protein: protein MRKQLGMSLGGLIFLLLLLVFVVYTAARVVPAYMDYWSLKHVLENVLRPLTDERVTPVSIRNRFERELSLNNIKTVSVADLEIEPMENGFHLVAEYSVKEPFWREIHLCMDFKAEAQSK from the coding sequence ATGCGCAAACAACTCGGCATGTCCCTGGGCGGCTTGATCTTCCTGCTGCTGCTGCTCGTTTTCGTGGTCTACACCGCGGCGCGCGTCGTCCCGGCCTACATGGACTACTGGAGCCTCAAGCACGTACTGGAGAACGTGCTCAGACCCCTGACAGACGAACGTGTAACGCCAGTATCCATTCGCAACCGCTTCGAAAGGGAACTGAGCCTCAACAACATCAAGACGGTGTCGGTGGCGGACCTGGAGATCGAGCCCATGGAAAACGGTTTCCACCTGGTGGCCGAATACAGCGTGAAAGAGCCCTTCTGGCGCGAAATCCACCTGTGTATGGATTTCAAGGCGGAAGCGCAAAGCAAGTAG
- the lepA gene encoding elongation factor 4 produces the protein MRNIRNFSIIAHIDHGKSTLADRLIHRCGGLADREMDAQVLDSMDLERERGITIKAQTAALLYKAKDGQEYQLNLIDTPGHVDFSYEVSRSLSACEGALLVVDASQGVEAQTVANCYTAIDLGVEVFPVLNKIDLPSAEPERVIEEIEEIVGIPAEDAVRCSAKTGLGIDDVLEAIVRHVPPPAGDEDAPLKALVIDSWFDNYVGVVMLVRVVDGVLKQKDKIRLMAANVDYLVENVGVFTPKSLARPELRAGQVGFVIAGIKDLKHAKVGDTLTLASRPATEPLPGFKEIQPQVFAGLYPVESHEYDSLRDALTKLQLNDSALRFEPETSQALGFGFRCGFLGLLHMDIVQERLEREFDQNLITTAPSVEYQVVMKDGTMIDVENPSRLPDLSKIEEIREPIITATILVPEAYLGNVMTLCNQKRGAQVDMKYMGRQVMLKYDLPLNEVVLDFFDRLKSTSRGYASLDYEFKEFRADDLIKLDVLVNGEKVDALALIVHRSTSQYRGRELVSKMRELIPRQMFDVAVQAAIGSHIIARETVKALRKNVLAKCYGGDITRKKKLLEKQKEGKKRMKQVGNVEIPQEAFLAILQVGEK, from the coding sequence ATGCGCAACATCCGCAACTTTTCCATCATCGCCCACATCGACCACGGCAAGTCCACCCTGGCGGATCGCCTGATCCATCGTTGCGGTGGCCTGGCGGACCGGGAGATGGACGCCCAGGTCCTGGATTCCATGGACCTGGAGCGGGAGCGGGGCATCACCATCAAGGCCCAGACCGCAGCCCTGCTGTACAAGGCAAAGGACGGCCAGGAATACCAGCTCAACCTCATCGATACCCCCGGCCACGTGGACTTCTCCTACGAGGTGTCCCGCTCCCTGTCCGCCTGCGAGGGCGCCCTGCTGGTGGTGGACGCCTCCCAGGGGGTGGAGGCCCAGACCGTGGCCAACTGCTACACCGCCATCGACCTGGGTGTGGAGGTGTTCCCGGTACTGAACAAGATCGACCTGCCCTCGGCGGAACCGGAGCGGGTCATCGAGGAGATCGAGGAGATCGTCGGCATCCCCGCCGAGGACGCGGTGCGCTGTTCCGCCAAGACGGGCCTGGGCATCGACGACGTGCTGGAGGCCATCGTCAGGCACGTGCCGCCCCCCGCCGGCGACGAGGACGCGCCCCTGAAGGCCCTGGTGATCGACTCCTGGTTCGACAACTACGTGGGCGTGGTGATGCTGGTGCGGGTGGTGGACGGCGTGCTGAAGCAGAAGGACAAGATCCGACTGATGGCCGCCAATGTGGATTACCTGGTGGAAAACGTGGGCGTGTTCACGCCCAAGTCCCTGGCGCGCCCGGAACTGCGTGCCGGCCAGGTGGGCTTCGTCATCGCCGGCATCAAGGACCTGAAGCACGCCAAGGTGGGGGACACCCTGACCCTGGCCAGTCGTCCCGCCACCGAGCCCCTGCCCGGCTTCAAGGAGATCCAGCCCCAGGTGTTCGCCGGCCTGTATCCGGTGGAATCCCACGAATACGACTCCCTGCGGGACGCCTTGACCAAGCTGCAATTGAACGACTCGGCCCTGCGCTTCGAGCCGGAGACCTCCCAGGCCCTGGGTTTCGGCTTCCGCTGCGGTTTCCTGGGCCTCCTGCACATGGACATCGTGCAGGAGCGCCTGGAACGGGAGTTCGACCAGAACCTCATCACCACCGCCCCCTCCGTGGAATACCAGGTGGTGATGAAGGACGGCACCATGATCGACGTGGAGAACCCCTCCCGCCTGCCGGATCTCTCCAAGATCGAGGAGATCCGGGAACCCATCATCACCGCCACCATCCTGGTGCCCGAGGCCTACCTGGGCAACGTCATGACCCTGTGCAACCAGAAGCGGGGCGCCCAGGTGGACATGAAGTACATGGGCCGCCAGGTCATGCTGAAGTACGACCTGCCCCTCAACGAGGTGGTGCTGGACTTCTTCGACCGGCTGAAATCCACCTCCCGGGGCTACGCCTCCCTGGACTATGAGTTCAAGGAATTCCGCGCCGACGACCTCATCAAGCTGGACGTGCTGGTGAACGGCGAAAAGGTGGATGCCCTGGCCCTCATCGTGCACCGCTCCACCTCCCAGTACCGGGGCCGGGAACTGGTGTCCAAGATGCGGGAACTGATCCCCCGGCAGATGTTCGACGTGGCCGTGCAGGCGGCCATTGGCTCCCACATCATCGCCCGGGAAACGGTGAAGGCCCTGCGCAAGAACGTCCTCGCCAAATGCTACGGCGGTGACATCACCCGCAAGAAGAAGCTGCTGGAGAAACAGAAGGAAGGCAAGAAGCGCATGAAGCAGGTGGGCAACGTGGAAATCCCCCAGGAGGCCTTCCTGGCCATCCTGCAAGTTGGAGAGAAATAA
- the pdxJ gene encoding pyridoxine 5'-phosphate synthase yields the protein MTIAFEPIRLGVNIDHVATLRQARGTRYPSPIQAALLAETAGADSITLHLREDRRHIQDADVHILRDLLATKMNLEMAVTDEMLEIARQVMPQDACLVPERRQELTTEGGLDVAGQFEKVSQACRILGDAGIRVSLFIDAAVHQLEAAKAAGAPVVEIHTGAYAEAEGEAAGREYLRIRAAVEKGLELGLAVNAGHGLSYHNVQAIAAIPGVEELNIGHAIVAQAIFSGWEASVREMKRLMVEAR from the coding sequence ATGACCATCGCCTTTGAACCAATCCGTCTCGGCGTCAACATCGACCATGTGGCCACCCTGCGCCAGGCTCGGGGCACCCGTTACCCCAGCCCTATCCAGGCCGCCCTGCTGGCGGAGACCGCCGGGGCGGATTCCATCACCTTGCACCTGCGGGAGGACCGACGCCATATCCAGGACGCGGACGTACACATCCTGCGGGACCTGCTGGCCACCAAGATGAACCTGGAAATGGCCGTCACCGACGAGATGCTGGAAATCGCCCGCCAGGTGATGCCCCAGGATGCCTGCCTGGTGCCCGAACGGCGCCAGGAACTCACCACCGAGGGAGGCCTGGACGTGGCGGGCCAGTTCGAGAAGGTGAGCCAGGCCTGTCGGATACTGGGAGACGCCGGCATCCGCGTATCCCTGTTCATCGACGCCGCGGTCCACCAGCTGGAAGCCGCCAAGGCTGCCGGCGCACCGGTGGTGGAGATTCACACCGGCGCCTACGCCGAGGCGGAGGGAGAAGCGGCGGGGCGGGAATACCTGCGCATCCGCGCCGCCGTGGAGAAGGGGCTGGAACTGGGCCTGGCGGTAAATGCCGGCCACGGCCTGTCCTACCACAACGTCCAGGCCATCGCCGCCATCCCCGGGGTGGAGGAACTCAACATCGGTCACGCCATCGTCGCCCAGGCCATTTTCAGTGGCTGGGAGGCGTCGGTGCGGGAAATGAAGCGCCTGATGGTGGAGGCGCGGTGA
- the rpoE gene encoding RNA polymerase sigma factor RpoE gives MSDREIDLQLVERVREGDKRAYGLLVEKYRRKLMRLLSRMVRDPDEIEDIAQETFIKAYRALPQFRGDAAFYTWLYRIAVNTAKNYLAAKSRGMQTLSDQALNDEDEPDERLVAQDISTPESELLTKQVAYAVNEAVEALPQELRQAITLREIEGMSYEEIAEAMDCPIGTVRSRIFRAREAIAAKLRPILGTSEDRRW, from the coding sequence GTGAGCGATCGGGAAATCGACCTCCAGTTGGTCGAACGGGTTCGGGAAGGGGACAAACGCGCCTACGGGCTGCTGGTGGAGAAATACCGCCGCAAGCTCATGCGTCTGCTGTCCCGCATGGTGCGGGACCCGGACGAAATCGAGGATATCGCCCAGGAGACCTTCATCAAGGCCTACCGGGCCCTGCCCCAGTTCCGCGGCGACGCAGCCTTCTATACCTGGCTCTACCGCATCGCCGTGAACACGGCAAAGAACTACCTGGCGGCCAAAAGCCGGGGCATGCAGACACTATCGGACCAGGCTCTCAACGACGAGGACGAGCCGGACGAACGTCTGGTGGCCCAGGACATCAGTACGCCGGAGTCGGAACTTCTTACGAAACAGGTGGCCTATGCGGTTAATGAAGCGGTGGAGGCCTTGCCGCAGGAACTCCGCCAGGCCATTACCCTCAGAGAGATTGAAGGTATGAGTTACGAAGAGATCGCCGAAGCCATGGACTGTCCGATCGGTACGGTGCGTTCGCGCATCTTCCGGGCTCGGGAAGCCATTGCCGCCAAGCTGCGTCCCATCCTGGGCACTTCCGAAGACCGAAGGTGGTAA
- the recO gene encoding DNA repair protein RecO — translation MSERVDGEAAFILHTRPWRETSLIVDVLSRHHGRLGLVARGARRQSSSLKARLVSFQPLHLSWFGKGSLRTLHGAEWQGGGLNLRGHGLMCGFYLNELLLRLLPEGDPHETLYDHYAATLEALNGQGDVEPILRRFELDLLSELGYAQPLGHAADGGDLQASARYGYEYGVGVVAPSPGAATYAGRTLLDLALGDLSRPSTLAEGKLLMRGLLAHYLGEQPLATRQLLIDLQKL, via the coding sequence ATGAGTGAGCGGGTCGACGGCGAGGCGGCCTTCATTCTCCACACCCGCCCCTGGCGCGAGACCAGCCTCATCGTGGACGTGCTGTCCCGGCACCATGGCCGCCTGGGTCTGGTGGCCCGGGGGGCGCGGCGGCAAAGTTCTTCCCTGAAGGCCCGCCTGGTGTCCTTCCAGCCCCTGCACCTGTCCTGGTTCGGCAAGGGGTCCCTCCGGACCCTCCACGGCGCCGAGTGGCAGGGGGGCGGCCTGAACCTGCGGGGCCACGGCCTCATGTGCGGTTTCTACCTGAACGAACTGCTGCTGCGACTGCTGCCCGAGGGGGACCCCCACGAAACCCTGTACGACCACTATGCGGCCACCCTGGAAGCGCTGAACGGGCAAGGGGACGTGGAACCCATCCTGCGCCGCTTCGAACTGGACCTGCTGTCGGAACTGGGTTATGCCCAGCCCCTGGGCCATGCTGCGGATGGTGGCGACCTCCAGGCTTCCGCCCGCTACGGCTACGAATACGGTGTGGGCGTGGTGGCTCCCAGTCCCGGCGCCGCCACTTACGCGGGGCGTACCTTGCTGGACCTGGCCCTGGGCGACCTGAGCCGTCCCAGCACCCTGGCGGAAGGTAAACTCCTCATGCGCGGGCTCCTGGCCCATTACCTGGGCGAGCAACCCCTCGCCACCCGGCAACTCCTCATCGACCTGCAAAAACTATGA
- a CDS encoding sigma-E factor negative regulatory protein, whose product MMMKTATQAMPLAEHDDTLSAFLDGELSDDEARQVLRNLDADAAARDKAWSYMSVGDALRGFHAAPPSPHLTARVMAALEQEPTILAPMRKPRDRRASMWLAAAAIGAITWGLWQSLPDRGPAIPLAANDTPPPMDVQPYLAAHQDFAQAVISPAEMNFTQVSLVEARP is encoded by the coding sequence ATGATGATGAAAACCGCGACCCAAGCCATGCCCCTCGCGGAGCACGACGACACCCTTTCCGCTTTCCTGGATGGCGAACTGTCCGACGATGAGGCCCGCCAGGTTCTGAGAAACCTGGACGCCGATGCGGCTGCCCGGGACAAGGCCTGGTCCTACATGTCGGTGGGCGATGCCCTGCGGGGCTTCCATGCCGCGCCGCCGTCGCCCCATCTCACCGCCCGGGTCATGGCGGCACTGGAACAGGAGCCCACTATCCTGGCGCCCATGCGCAAGCCCAGGGACCGCCGCGCCTCCATGTGGCTGGCGGCGGCGGCTATCGGCGCCATCACCTGGGGCCTGTGGCAAAGCCTGCCCGACCGGGGCCCGGCGATCCCCCTGGCTGCCAATGACACACCCCCCCCCATGGACGTACAGCCCTACCTGGCTGCCCATCAGGACTTCGCCCAGGCCGTTATTTCCCCGGCGGAAATGAACTTCACCCAGGTTTCCCTGGTGGAGGCCCGCCCATGA
- a CDS encoding DegQ family serine endoprotease, which produces MNKWLTLFGLTLGFMAEVALAQLPDFTDMVERQSPAVVNIATVQDSRQVRRGQRMPEAGEMFDFFRRMLPPEMDPRDPHRGPMQMPPRHGQGSGFIISADGYILTNTHVVDDVDEVVVKLHDKREFRAKVVGKDDRTDVALIKINADKLPTVTIGTPGKLRVGEWVLAIGAPFGFENSVTAGIVSAKGRSLPQENYVPFIQTDVAVNPGNSGGPLFNMNGEVVGMNSQIISRSGGYMGLSFAIPIDVAMDIAQQLKTDGKVDRGRLGVMIQEVTADLADSFGLKKPEGALVAEVESGSPADKAGIQVSDIILAFNGRAIRESIDLPRMVGATKPGTRTKLSVWRKGSTRELDVTVGAMPEAEKTAQAPAAKKSNRAGLVVAALGAEQKKALDINSGVLVEDATGPAARAGIEAGDVILAVNNQEVNSADDLNRLLEGRQRVALLVKRGEGAHYVSLRLDK; this is translated from the coding sequence ATGAACAAGTGGTTAACCCTGTTTGGTTTGACCCTGGGCTTTATGGCGGAAGTCGCCCTGGCCCAGCTCCCCGATTTCACGGACATGGTGGAACGCCAGTCCCCTGCCGTGGTGAACATCGCCACCGTCCAGGACAGCCGACAGGTTCGGCGCGGCCAGCGCATGCCGGAGGCGGGTGAGATGTTTGATTTCTTCCGCCGCATGCTGCCCCCGGAAATGGACCCCCGGGACCCCCACCGGGGACCCATGCAGATGCCGCCCCGCCATGGCCAGGGCTCCGGTTTCATCATTTCCGCAGACGGCTACATCCTCACCAATACCCATGTCGTGGACGACGTGGACGAGGTGGTGGTGAAGCTCCATGACAAGCGGGAGTTTCGGGCAAAAGTCGTGGGCAAGGATGATCGTACCGACGTGGCTCTCATCAAGATCAACGCCGACAAGCTGCCCACGGTGACCATAGGCACCCCCGGCAAACTGCGGGTGGGCGAATGGGTACTGGCCATCGGCGCCCCCTTCGGCTTCGAGAACTCCGTCACCGCCGGCATCGTCTCCGCCAAGGGCCGCAGCCTGCCCCAGGAGAACTACGTGCCCTTCATTCAGACCGACGTGGCGGTGAACCCGGGCAACTCCGGCGGGCCCCTGTTCAACATGAACGGCGAGGTGGTGGGCATGAACTCCCAGATCATCTCCCGCTCCGGCGGCTACATGGGCCTGTCCTTCGCCATCCCCATCGACGTGGCCATGGACATCGCCCAGCAACTCAAGACCGACGGCAAGGTGGACCGGGGCCGGTTGGGGGTCATGATCCAGGAAGTCACCGCCGACCTGGCCGACTCCTTCGGCCTTAAGAAACCCGAGGGCGCCCTGGTGGCCGAGGTGGAATCCGGCAGCCCCGCCGACAAGGCCGGCATCCAGGTGTCCGACATCATCCTCGCCTTCAATGGCCGTGCCATCAGGGAATCCATCGACCTGCCCCGCATGGTGGGCGCCACCAAGCCCGGCACCAGGACCAAATTGAGCGTCTGGCGCAAGGGCAGCACCCGGGAGTTGGACGTGACGGTGGGCGCCATGCCCGAGGCGGAGAAGACCGCCCAGGCACCCGCTGCCAAGAAGAGCAACCGGGCTGGCCTGGTGGTTGCCGCCCTGGGCGCTGAACAGAAGAAGGCCCTGGACATCAACAGCGGCGTGCTGGTGGAAGATGCCACCGGCCCGGCCGCACGGGCGGGTATCGAGGCCGGCGACGTGATCCTGGCGGTGAACAACCAGGAAGTGAACTCCGCCGACGACCTGAACCGCCTGCTGGAGGGACGCCAACGGGTGGCCCTGCTGGTGAAGCGGGGCGAGGGCGCCCATTACGTCTCCCTGCGGCTGGACAAATAA
- a CDS encoding MucB/RseB C-terminal domain-containing protein has protein sequence MKGGAWLTLAAVAASLHSTSALATDALPANEAANLLQRISDASRRMAYEGVFVFRHGGSAQTLMVSNRPSGTSVESRLMTMDGSQREVRCSQQSSVTLVVNGTQLRLEKRLNKRHFPDLLPVSAAPLASWYAVRPGTQDRVAGKDCNNVEITPRDIYRWGYVLCIDRSTGFPLRAVMTNGNGQPLMQYSFAEIKLGSMPKAENRSMPHIPEAARPVDNDSIEIGGLPPGFSRIAAVRRQLPNHSGEVEHWVFSDGLTHVSLFLEPARLPVEAIKGQSKQGMINMIKRQVGGLQATILGEAPWATVESIAMGLEEKR, from the coding sequence ATGAAGGGGGGGGCTTGGCTGACCCTGGCCGCAGTGGCCGCGTCACTGCACTCCACCTCCGCCCTTGCCACCGATGCCCTGCCCGCCAACGAAGCAGCCAACCTGCTGCAAAGGATTTCCGACGCCTCTCGCCGCATGGCCTATGAAGGCGTATTCGTTTTCCGGCACGGCGGCAGCGCACAGACCCTGATGGTCAGCAACCGCCCCAGCGGTACCAGCGTGGAAAGCCGGCTCATGACCATGGACGGCAGCCAGCGGGAAGTCCGCTGTTCCCAGCAATCCTCCGTGACCCTGGTGGTCAACGGTACCCAGTTGCGACTGGAGAAGCGCCTCAACAAGCGCCATTTTCCCGATTTGCTGCCCGTAAGCGCCGCCCCCCTGGCCAGCTGGTACGCGGTACGCCCAGGCACCCAGGACCGGGTGGCGGGCAAGGACTGCAACAACGTGGAAATCACTCCCAGGGACATCTACCGCTGGGGCTATGTCCTGTGCATCGATCGCAGCACCGGTTTCCCGCTACGGGCAGTGATGACCAACGGCAATGGTCAGCCCCTCATGCAATACAGTTTCGCCGAGATCAAGCTGGGCTCCATGCCCAAGGCGGAAAACCGCTCCATGCCTCACATCCCGGAAGCTGCCAGGCCTGTGGACAACGACAGCATCGAGATCGGCGGCCTGCCACCGGGCTTCAGCCGTATCGCCGCCGTGCGGCGTCAGTTGCCCAACCATAGCGGCGAGGTGGAGCACTGGGTTTTCAGTGACGGCCTGACCCACGTATCCCTTTTCCTGGAGCCCGCAAGGCTACCCGTGGAAGCCATCAAGGGTCAGAGCAAGCAGGGCATGATCAACATGATCAAGCGCCAGGTGGGCGGCCTCCAGGCCACCATCCTGGGCGAGGCACCCTGGGCCACGGTGGAAAGCATTGCCATGGGCCTGGAGGAAAAGCGTTGA
- the lepB gene encoding signal peptidase I gives MNFALILFLALVVTGGIWLIDHLFLARHRAADGKLPILVDYSKSFFPVILVVFLLRSFLVEPFKIPSGSMLPTLLVGDFILVNKYEYGIRLPVINRKVIELGQPARGDVMVFRFPADPSLDYIKRVVGVPGDEVEYREKRLTINGKPTDMVREGQFEYTGQGLNYIRGDTWRERLGEHNHIAMTLPGEPPVRVYEVAGNFPYRDHCSYSESGFKCTVPQGHYFMLGDNRDASNDSRYWGFVPDGNIVGRAFFIWWNFDDFLNMVSTLSKPARIGTIID, from the coding sequence GTGAATTTCGCACTGATCCTGTTCCTGGCCCTGGTGGTCACCGGCGGCATCTGGCTCATCGACCACCTGTTCCTGGCCCGGCACCGGGCGGCGGACGGCAAGCTGCCCATCCTGGTGGACTATTCCAAGAGCTTCTTCCCAGTGATCCTGGTGGTGTTCTTGCTGCGTTCCTTCCTGGTGGAGCCCTTCAAGATTCCTTCCGGCTCCATGCTGCCCACCCTGCTGGTGGGGGACTTCATCCTGGTGAACAAGTACGAGTACGGCATCCGCCTGCCGGTGATCAACAGGAAGGTCATCGAACTGGGCCAGCCCGCCCGGGGCGACGTCATGGTGTTCCGCTTCCCCGCCGACCCCTCCCTGGATTACATCAAGCGGGTGGTGGGCGTGCCCGGAGACGAGGTGGAGTACCGGGAGAAACGACTGACCATCAACGGCAAGCCCACGGACATGGTGCGGGAGGGCCAGTTCGAGTACACGGGCCAGGGCCTCAACTACATTCGCGGCGACACTTGGCGGGAGCGCCTGGGGGAACACAACCATATCGCCATGACCCTGCCTGGGGAGCCCCCCGTGCGCGTGTACGAGGTAGCGGGCAATTTCCCCTACCGGGATCATTGCAGCTACAGTGAATCCGGGTTCAAATGCACCGTGCCCCAAGGCCACTATTTCATGCTGGGAGACAACCGGGATGCCTCCAATGATTCCCGCTACTGGGGTTTCGTGCCTGACGGGAACATCGTGGGGCGTGCGTTCTTCATCTGGTGGAATTTCGATGATTTCCTGAACATGGTGAGCACCCTTTCCAAGCCGGCCCGGATCGGCACCATCATCGACTGA
- the rnc gene encoding ribonuclease III, which yields MPASTAKLEQQLGHTWTRRDLLLQALTHRSYGASNNERLEFLGDGVLNCVVGLMLYQQFPDLPEGRLSRLRANLVNQDSLHTIALELGLGQHLHLGEGEMRSGGAQRPSILADALESLLGAALLDAGFDTAQALVERLFGSRLAAINPAVQGKDAKTRLQEWLQPRRHGLPTYDLKDTSGQAHAQTFHVECRIDALGVVTQGQGGNRKAAEQQAAAAALAILEKS from the coding sequence ATGCCAGCCAGCACGGCCAAACTGGAGCAACAGCTCGGCCACACCTGGACCCGGCGGGACCTCCTCCTCCAGGCCCTGACCCACCGTAGCTATGGCGCCAGCAACAACGAGCGCCTGGAGTTCCTGGGGGACGGGGTGTTGAACTGCGTGGTGGGCCTGATGCTGTACCAGCAGTTCCCCGACCTGCCGGAGGGACGCCTGTCCCGCCTGCGGGCCAACCTCGTGAACCAGGACTCCCTCCACACCATCGCCCTGGAACTGGGCCTGGGCCAGCACCTCCATCTGGGCGAAGGTGAGATGCGCAGCGGCGGCGCCCAACGCCCCTCCATCCTGGCCGACGCCCTGGAATCCCTGCTGGGGGCCGCCCTGCTGGACGCGGGCTTCGATACGGCCCAGGCGTTGGTGGAACGCCTGTTCGGTTCCCGGTTGGCGGCCATCAACCCCGCCGTCCAGGGCAAGGATGCCAAGACCCGGCTGCAGGAGTGGCTCCAGCCCCGGCGCCATGGCCTGCCCACCTACGACCTGAAGGACACCTCGGGCCAGGCCCATGCCCAGACCTTCCACGTGGAATGCCGCATCGACGCCCTGGGGGTGGTGACCCAGGGCCAGGGAGGCAACCGCAAGGCGGCGGAGCAGCAGGCGGCCGCCGCGGCCCTGGCCATCCTGGAGAAATCGTGA